A region from the Triticum urartu cultivar G1812 chromosome 1, Tu2.1, whole genome shotgun sequence genome encodes:
- the LOC125513059 gene encoding proline dehydrogenase 2, mitochondrial-like codes for MAIASRITKRALSTFAAAAKLPEAAVAAAGADAVPAPSSAQQQQQVLEFEDTGRLFTGEPSTALVRTLAALQLMSAGPLVDVGLAALRSPAVAASPVVQAAARATAYKHFCAGETADEAAARVQRLWRGGMGGILDYGIEDAEDGAACDRNVAGFLAAVDVAAKLPPGSASVCIKITALCPIALLEKTSDLLRWQHKNPSVHLPWKQHAFPILSDSSPLYLTPSEPAALTAEEERELQLAHDRLLAVGARCAEHGIPLLVDAEYASVQPSIDYFTFVGALACNGGGRPIVHGTVQAYLRDARDRLEAMVRAAEEERVCLGVKIVRGAYLTREARLAESLGVPSPIHGSIQDTHDCYNGCAAFLLERVRRGSASVMLATHNVESGQLAAARAQELGIGKGDRNLQFAQLMGMADGLSLGLRNAGFQVSKYLPYGPVEHIIPYLIRRAEENRGLLSASAFDRQLLRKELVRRFKNAVMGRE; via the exons ATGGCCATCGCCTCCCGCATCACGAAGCGCGCGCTCTCCACCTTCGCCGCCGCAGCCAAGCTCCCGGAGGCGGCCGTCGCGGCCGCCGGCGCCGACGCGGTGCCCGCGCCGTCGTCcgcgcagcagcagcagcaggtgCTGGAGTTTGAGGACACCGGGAGGCTCTTCACCGGGGAGCCGTCCACGGCTCTGGTGCGCACGCTCGCGGCGCTGCAGCTGATGTCCGCGGGCCCGCTGGTGGACGTGGGCCTCGCGGCGCTGCGGTCCCCGGCGGTGGCCGCCAGCCCCGTGGTGCAGGCCGCGGCGCGGGCCACGGCGTACAAGCACTTctgcgccggggagaccgccgaTGAGGCCGCGGCCCGGGTGCAGCGCCTCTGGCGCGGCGGCATGGGCGGGATCCTCGACTACGGCATCGAGGACGCCGAGGACGGCGCCGCCTGCGACCGCAACGTCGCCGGCTTCCTCGCCGCCGTCGACGTCGCCGCCAAGCTGCCCCCGGGATCG GCGAGCGTGTGTATCAAGATCACGGCGCTGTGCCCGATCGCGCTGCTGGAGAAGACGAGCGACCTGCTGCGGTGGCAGCACAAGAACCCGTCGGTGCACCTGCCGTGGAAGCAGCACGCCTTCCCGATCCTGTCCGACTCGAGCCCGCTGTACCTGACGCCGTCGGAGCCGGCGGCGCTgacggcggaggaggagcgcgagcTGCAGCTGGCGCACGACCGGCTGCTGGCCGTGGGCGCGCGGTGCGCGGAGCACGGCATCCCGCTGCTGGTGGACGCCGAGTACGCGTCGGTGCAGCCGTCCATCGACTACTTCACTTTCGTGGGCGCGCTGGCGTGCAACGGCGGCGGCCGGCCCATCGTGCACGGCACCGTGCAGGCGTACCTCCGCGACGCGCGCGACCGGCTGGAGGCCATGGTGCGCGCCGCCGAGGAGGAGCGCGTCTGCCTCGGGGTCAAGATCGTCCGCGGCGCCTACCTCACCCGGGAGGCCCGGCTGGCGGAGTCGCTGGGCGTGCCGTCGCCGATCCACGGCAGCATCCAGGACACCCACGACTGCTACAACGGCTGCGCGGCCTTCCTCCTGGAGCGCGTCCGCCGCGGGTCCGCCTCCGTGATGCTGGCCACCCACAACGTGGAGTCCGGGCAgctggcggcggcgagggcgcaGGAGCTGGGCATCGGCAAGGGCGACCGGAACCTGCAGTTCGCGCAGCTGATGGGCATGGCGGACGGGCTCTCCCTGGGGCTCCGCAACGCCGGCTTCCAGGTGAGCAAGTACCTGCCCTACGGCCCCGTGGAGCACATCATCCCCTACCTCATCCGGCGGGCCGAGGAGAACAGAGGGCTGCTCTCCGCTTCCGCCTTCGACAGGCAGCTGCTCCG GAAGGAGCTGGTTAGGAGGTTCAAGAACGCGGTGATGGGACGGGAGTGA